The Thermosynechococcus sp. HN-54 DNA segment GCAAGCCCTAGGGAACTTGGGCATTTTTCGTTTGGGGGTACCCAAGGCAATGGGCGGATTGGGGTGCGATCGCCGCACGCTGTGGCATTTAAACTTGCAGCTGGCACAAACCTCCGGTGCCCTTGCCTTTTTGGTGGCCCAACATCAGTCGGCTTTGGGAATGATTCTCGAACACACTGAAGGCAATGTTGCCCAAGCCTACTTAGCGGATTTGATGCAGGGGCAGGTGTTAATTGGTGTCAGCTTTTCCCACTTACGCCACAACCCAGTGGATCTGCAAGCTCAACCCACCAGTGGGGGCTATCTGCTGCGGGGAACACTGCCTTGGCTCAGTGGCTTTCAGCACATGACCATGTTTGTGGCCGCCGCGCCTTTGCCGGATCGGCGTATTCTCTTTGCTCTCATGCCCTTTATCAATGCCCAACAGGCCACTGGCGGAATTTTGCACCTCTCACTCCCCTTGCCCTTAGCGGCTGTGCCCTCAACGCAAACGGTTCAGGCAGAAGTGGTGAATTGGCTAGTGCCGCCCGAAGATGTGGTGGGGGTCAGTGAGGCGGATTGGATCACCGCCCGCGATCGCCAGCAACTGCTGCGGGGAAGCGCGGCTCCCATGGGCTGTGCCCATGCCAGTTTGCAGATTTTAGCTGCAATTCCCGAAGCCAAAGACCTCTACCACTATTTTCGCGATCGCTGGCAACAGCTCTACGCGCGGATTCAAGGGGAGTTGGACGACGTGAATCCTCCCTACCATGCCCAACTACGCGCCGCCGCCATTCACCTTGCCGTTCAAGCAGCTCAAGCAGCCCTAATTACCACCGGGGGCAGTGCCTTAGTACTCAATCACACCGTTCAGCGCCTCTATCGGGAAGCGATGCTCTACACTGTTTCAGGGTTGAATGCCCCCCTGCGCCACGCCTTGATTGAGGAGTTGCGTTTTGGACGCGGTTCGCATTGAGCTAGATAACTGTCTGCCTCTTGAGTGGTTTGGCCGCCCTGCCCCTGTGGTGGCTCAAGAATTGCTGGGGTGTATTCTCGTGCGCCAGCAGGCCAATGGTCAAATTTACCGCGGCCGTATTGTGGAAACCGAGGCCTATATGGCCGGCGATCCTGCTTGCCATGGCTACCGCCGCCAAACCGCTCGCAATGCTCCCATGTTTGCAGCACCAGGCACGATTTATGTCTATCAAATCTATGGCATTCACCACTGCTTGAATATCGCGAGCGATCGCCCCAACTTTGCCAGTGCCGTTCTCATCCGTGCCCTTGAGATGATCAGCCCACCCTTGCCCCCCCGCAGTGCTGCTGGTCCAGGAAAGCTCTGCCAAGTCTTAGGGATCGATCGCCGGCTTTCGGGGTTAATGCTAGGGCAAGAGAGCGGCCTCTGGTTAGAAAAGCCGCCCCAACCCCTGACAGACCCTGTGGTACAAACCACTCGCATTGGTATTTCCCAAGGGCAGGAGATTCCTTGGCGGTGGTACGTGCAGGGCAACGCTGCCGTCTCTCGCTATTCGTAGCTGCCCGTCGTTACCTCCAGCAGGTCTTCCGGCTGGTTAAGAAATTGGATGGCTTTTTCGAGGGCTTGCCGGCGATCGCTCACCACATGGTCGGCAGGCAACCGATCCAAAATTCGGAAGCGTTGCAGTCGCTGTTGCACCTTATCCGCTGAGCCATTCACCAAGAAAATCGCCAAACGATGCTTTTGCGCCTCTTGGATCAAGGACTCAATCGCCAACGTTGCAGTGACTCCCAACAACGGTACACTGCTGACATCCAGAATCAGCACCCTATAGTCAGACATGATCGCCTGCCGTTGGGAAATCGCCCAAGCCGAACCAAAACTCATTGGCCCCCCAAGGTGCAGGAGTAGCAGTTGACCCTTAGCTTGGCGAAATAGCTCCTTTTCCTCCGGCGTGAGGGGGGTTTGATCATCAGCATGGGTAATCGCCTTCACATCCTCCGATTGCAGATCCGCCAAGCGCTTGATTGTCAGCATATTGGCAATAAAGACACCCACGCCAACGGCCACAATCAGATCCACAAAGACCGTCAGCAGCATGACTCCGTACATGATGAAAGCAGCCCGCAGGGAGAGGACATGGGCGCGTTTGAGAAAATTCCAGTCAATAATGTCAATGCCCACCTTAATCAGAATCCCCGCCAACACGGCATTGGGAATTGGTTCTGTCAGAGGAGCGGCCCAGAGCACAACCATCAGTAGAATCACGGCGTGGATCATGCCCGATAGGCAGGTACGTCCCCCCGCTTGGATATTGACCACTGTGCCCATCGTGGCACCCGCCCCAGGCAAACCGCCAAACAAGCCCGACACTAAGTTGCCAATGCCCTGACCAATCAGTTCCTTATCGGAATCGTGCTGGGTGCGAGTAATGCTATCAGCAATCACTGAAGTCAAGAGCGAATCAATACAGCCCAGCATTCCCAGCATTGCCCCATCCACCAGCATGGTTTTTAGCGCAGGCAGGGTAAAAGTGGGGGGGACAAATTCTGGCAG contains these protein-coding regions:
- a CDS encoding acyl-CoA dehydrogenase family protein, encoding MDALAFADPSAQSTLKDIQTYLKTVVATSANRIDQQKSLLSESLQALGNLGIFRLGVPKAMGGLGCDRRTLWHLNLQLAQTSGALAFLVAQHQSALGMILEHTEGNVAQAYLADLMQGQVLIGVSFSHLRHNPVDLQAQPTSGGYLLRGTLPWLSGFQHMTMFVAAAPLPDRRILFALMPFINAQQATGGILHLSLPLPLAAVPSTQTVQAEVVNWLVPPEDVVGVSEADWITARDRQQLLRGSAAPMGCAHASLQILAAIPEAKDLYHYFRDRWQQLYARIQGELDDVNPPYHAQLRAAAIHLAVQAAQAALITTGGSALVLNHTVQRLYREAMLYTVSGLNAPLRHALIEELRFGRGSH
- a CDS encoding DNA-3-methyladenine glycosylase; the protein is MDAVRIELDNCLPLEWFGRPAPVVAQELLGCILVRQQANGQIYRGRIVETEAYMAGDPACHGYRRQTARNAPMFAAPGTIYVYQIYGIHHCLNIASDRPNFASAVLIRALEMISPPLPPRSAAGPGKLCQVLGIDRRLSGLMLGQESGLWLEKPPQPLTDPVVQTTRIGISQGQEIPWRWYVQGNAAVSRYS
- a CDS encoding SulP family inorganic anion transporter, translating into MLTNLVNRIDFRYWRGDLFGGLTAAIVALPMALAFGVTSGAGATAGLYCVICLGFFAALFGGTPTLISNPTGPMTVVITAVITRLTSEYPEQGLYMAFTVIMLAGCFQILFGLLRLGKYITLMPYTVISGFMSGIGLIMILLQIGPLLGHSSKGGVLGAVQHLPEWIQTLNPAALALGLFTLGLIYFTPQKIRRLVPPQLLALVLGTILSIVFFADAGLTRIGTIPTGLPEFVPPTFTLPALKTMLVDGAMLGMLGCIDSLLTSVIADSITRTQHDSDKELIGQGIGNLVSGLFGGLPGAGATMGTVVNIQAGGRTCLSGMIHAVILLMVVLWAAPLTEPIPNAVLAGILIKVGIDIIDWNFLKRAHVLSLRAAFIMYGVMLLTVFVDLIVAVGVGVFIANMLTIKRLADLQSEDVKAITHADDQTPLTPEEKELFRQAKGQLLLLHLGGPMSFGSAWAISQRQAIMSDYRVLILDVSSVPLLGVTATLAIESLIQEAQKHRLAIFLVNGSADKVQQRLQRFRILDRLPADHVVSDRRQALEKAIQFLNQPEDLLEVTTGSYE